The following nucleotide sequence is from Pseudoalteromonas xiamenensis.
AAACCTCTTTCAAACGGTTTGAATGATGCGGGTACTTACTCAGATACAATCACTGTTACAGTAAGCCCTAACTAATTTAGATTTAAGGCAATGGAGTTTATGGCTAATCTTTATTGCCTGTAACCCCACAAACGCTAGCCATCGCATGACTAGCGTTTTTCTTTTTGAATATCAAAAAGTGCATCACATCTTTGGAGAAGGAAACTTTGTACTAACTCAAAGTGAGGGGCGATGGAACAACAAACCCCAAGCGTTTTATGACTTATTCAGAATAGAAAACAACAAAATTGTCGAACATTGGGACGTCATTCAAGAAATTCCTGCCCAAATGGCTCATTCTAACGGTATGTTTTAATTGAAAGGGCTATGAAAGCCCTTCTCTAAAAACAACTCTAATTGGCGCTAATTGTTACTGTGATAGTGTCAGAATAGGTGCCCGCTTCATTAAGGCCATTAGACTGAGGGGTAATTTTTAATGATGTCGCTTTCGTTTCGCCAGCAATACCGGAACCCGCGACAGTAGCCTTAACGTGCTTGTACGT
It contains:
- a CDS encoding nuclear transport factor 2 family protein, with the protein product MTSVFLFEYQKVHHIFGEGNFVLTQSEGRWNNKPQAFYDLFRIENNKIVEHWDVIQEIPAQMAHSNGMF